GAGGCATGAAGTACAAACAAATCCAAAATGAATGACAGAAAGAAAATAAGATTAACTTTGGTACTTGCCTTGTTACCAATATAACCCATCGCGCCTACACCTACAGTTGATACTCTCAAATTCCGAATGTGCTTTCTAAGGCCTCTCCGAACCCATATCGAAAGATATATTCCCACCATTTGCTTGCTTATTATCCTTACAAAATATGGCCTTTTCCGTTTAACTACTCTATGATCGGTACTGACATTATGGTCTAAATCACCTTCTGGAAAACCATTAGAATTATCATGTGTCAGTGAAATAACTGATGCACCGTCTTGAAGTAGATGGACTCCACTATCATTAGTAGCTAGGTTATTGTCTTGTTCAATTAATGGATGAAGTTCCCCTTCACTTTCATTGTCAGCCTCACTAAGCAAGTCATCTTCCATCACAAGATAATCTGATGGATTAAACTTTGATGGTGAAGGAGGATCACCGTGACATTTCTTATTCAAAGTTTCACGAATGATGTTTTCCCATACTGCAACTGGATAGTCGTCTTCAGCACCGAATATATTCCCAGCATTTAGTGGAACAATTTCTTGAAATCTGAAAGATGGTCATAAATTTCATGGTAAATAGAAACTCAAAGGTATGTTTGTTGCCAGTGGCTTTATTTAAGAAAAGTAAGACCATGGGTCTTTAATCTAGAAACAGCATTAGTGCCGACAGAGAATAAACAGCTAACACGTCACATCATAGCCAGATAATAAgctaatgtgtgataaggatcacgTCGATTTTCAAGAAACTTAGCATTGCCATCAGATAACTAAATAATCAAATGCGTTTCCAATGGATGATCTAGAAACAGTTTTGAAGTTTTCCAAGATTGCAACTCTGATGGCAGATTGTGATTACTCATTTTATATGGATCTGTGCCACATAACTTCTTCCACCATAAGAAATGAAGATAGCAGCGATTTACCCAAGAACATAAATATCAGCTGGCTCCTCCATCGCCAGCCATTCTTGAATGTTCAAGTCAGTGGGTGGAACTCTGCCTCCAACATTCCATGTCCCTACGAAAATCCTGCATATAAAAACCTGGTAGGTTGGAAGCAACACACGCAATAGGAAAATACTGTCAAGAACATGACTAAGACCAAAGAGGGGAGCAATCTATATGACTATACCTGAGTTCTGTGGCATCAATATATTGAGCAAGAGGTGTTGCTGCTTTGCATATTCTGTCCGCGTAAGGGACATCCTTCATTTGAATACCTACAGATTATAGTTCGTTAGCATATAAAGCAAGAACCCATGCTTTATCAAACAGGTGTTTGTGTCAGCATATAAAACCACAAGTCAAACCAATGCCTTACAAACAGGCGCTTGCTGTAACAAAACTGGGCTTTCGAGCAAGTCGAAACACAGATTGAAAGGCATACAAGTGCTTGGTAGTTTCCGTCTATAGTGTTTATATTAATTATCGTGCATGAGTTGCTTTTGAAGTATTTATTAGTATAAGTGGGAAACCAAAATGCACTATTTTGTTATAACAGTACAGAATCAAGAAGCATCATTGCCCCAGAGAAACTATAATTCAGGACTGCGATCTCTGATATGCAATTGGTTCCAAAAAGAAGTTGCTGCATCAATGTTCAAGGAACCAAGGAATAATTATGTAATCAAACTAGCATATTTTCTTCCCCCAGGTAGTGTTTTTATCACCACTGCTAAAATGCCTATTTCCTGGTCTGGATATCAAATATATAGAAGAAAACTGAACTTTCCCAACAACTAGATATGCAGCTCGTTGCAACCCCAAAAATGGTACAATATTGAAATTACCGATCGTGCCTGCACCAAGTCCACGTAATCTCCTGTCTTCATCATACAGGTTGTGTTCGCAACAACACTTGTCTGTGCAATTGGAGCAAGGTAGCAGTCAGAATATTTATGACCATCCATATCAATCTGCAAATTTAAGCTAAAGATCCCATGTAGAACTGCGTGATTCCTACTGAACACAATGTGGTTCTCTTATTTTTATAAAATGATCGCATGTACAACTTCGTGTACAGCGTGAAGGGAGACTCGGCATATTAACAACATTCCTTACTATCTTGTATTCTTGTTCCATTTTTCCCCCTCAAAAGGAAGTCAGACGAGACCTGAACAAGCAACGACAGGAAAAGGAGGTATTCCAAAGTGGCCTGCCTTTTCCTCCTCAACTCACTTGCTCCTCTCATTTGCTAACCTTTTTCTCCCAAGCAGGATTTGGAACGAAACAAAAAGGTATCAGGAATCTAGAATCCTCAAACTCATCGACCTAACCTTTTTTTCcccttacccgcaaaaaaaaaaaactttcttTTCCCTTAAAAACGTCAAATCTACCAAAAGAATTGGGTGGTCTGCAGGAAGAAGTAGTGTTAGACAGATAACAGTGGAGGTCTCTGTCAGAGAGATGACCGGCACGGCACTCATaccatgctcaaattgaattggtGGCACTCATATTAGCAAGACTTCAAGGGCATGAACTCGCACAAGAGTGCAAGCAATGACCAATTTGACTATACAAAAAAGGTCAACATGAATAATGTTATTCGGATAGAGAAGCTAATAGTTATCCAATGCGAGAATTCTCTGATGATCTTGTGAAGAACAAAAAAAATCAGTTAGAAAGTCTGCGGCTGCGAAATTTGCAATGTGGTGGTCTGCATTGTGTTCCCATCACAGCCTAGCACTGAAATTTCCACACCAAAATCCCCTCCTTTTAGCTCAGTACTGATCGGATCGAATCAGGCCCATGCGCATAAACGGAAGGGATGGTGGAAGGAGTGAGATGGGGAAGTCAGAAGTGAAGCTGCTGACCTTGGTGGTCgggctcgtcgtcgtcctcgtcggcgcTGAAGTCGGAGTCGCCGGACCCGGCGCCGACGTTGAGCCACTTGCGCAGCACCACCCTGCGCCACAGCCGCCCGCAGTCCGCGCCGCAGCAGCAGCACAGCATCGTCTCCGCCCAGCGCCGCATCACCTCCTTCGCAGCACAAACAGAAGAACGAAAGTCACCAATCTGATCCAGTGAACGAGCTACCGAGCCTAAGTTCCAAGCCACTACAAATCGTAAAGCCGTTACCTGCTTCTGTTCACCCCTGCCCGACGGAGCAGCCGCCATGGCTGCCTCATCCTCCTGGTCCTGGCGAGCTAGAAACAATGGAGCCGCctcggaggaggagggggaggaggaggaggaagagaaggccATTGCCGTCCAGCCGTGGACTACTACTACTTACAGCAAGATCATCTGGATTCTAGGAGTAGCGATGCTACGTCTTAATCAACGGGAGGTGCTTCTGCCGTGGACGAATTCGTGGGGCAATTGACTGCCGCATTGGCGGCGATAATTTGGGATTAGTGGGCGGATAATTTATCGGCGACTCGTTCAGTTCGTCGCCCAAATCTCTGTTTCTTAAACTGTTTTGCTGCTGCTAAGCGTATCGTTATCTTGGTGAAGGTGACCCCTCTATATTTTTCTCAAGTTCTCAACTGGTTTCGTGTCTACAGTATTTCGGTATTTTCTACTGACTTTTATATTTCAGATCTTCTTGTTGAATCTCTTCGCACAACTTGATTGCCATGGTCGACGCACACAACTACCCTCGTCCATGTAGTTGGGATGGACTAGCGCTCTATCTTTCTTGGCCAAATCCAACGGTCTATATATTTTCTCAAATGCGACTTCAAAACATTACTCCAATATTACTCCAATATACCTACTATATGTTTTATGGTTCTGACGATAATGCCTCAATGTTTCCCTGGCAGGAAGGAGTGTGCTGGATCATTGCCTTTTGTGTGAATTGGTCCCCGGGATTATTAGATTCTAAATTTCTAATACTAGTGATTTTCAAAGTAGAAGATTATCTAATGCTTAATGATTCGACAACATGAAGCAACCACCCCCGGGTATACCCCAGGAGACATGGTTACTCAAATTAAATACTTCCTGCAACAGCTTCCATGGGCCATTTGGTACAAATGGACTGTATAGATTTTTTGCGGGTATTTTTGTTCATATATAATGATGTGATGAGTGTTGACCATTAGAATTGCAGTTTGGTGCATGGAAATTGTGGTGGAGATAATGCTCCCATGATCCTTCCGGTTAATGATCATGTCATGTGCCTGCAGATGGTGGGGAACCAATAATGATAGTACTTGATAATAGCTACTTAATTATCTTGATATGATCAACTAGAACAGTCCAATATTTTGATGAAAGTAGCTTGCCTACACTTCTTTTGATTATCATCAGAAATCTGAACAATTCCGAGCCAAGAAGCAGCAATATGACACACTAAAAAAGGAAATTGCCCATAGATGTCGGCAAGAGTCATGGCTACACGCAACACTGGTCGCAACGAATGGACACGGTGATGGTGAGTTGGATGGACGTGGTGGGTCACGCAGGATAGTTATCAGTTTCAGAAAGCCAGTGTTTATTCAGCAGCCTGGCTTGGCACGGAAGCATGATCCTCCCGGCAAACcatatcatgcaaagatagttatcAGTTTCAGAACGCCAGTGTTTATTTTTCATCCATGTGAATCTCCCAGCAAATACCATCAAATGAGGGAGAACAGCCATCTTAAACCATCACATAGTTAACAGCCAACACTTGAGAACTTGAGAAGATTACATGTATAAAAGGTTCCCCGGGATAAGCGACAGGTACTTGTGAATTGGTCTGCAAAGATCTGTGTATCCCCTCATGCAACAAAACAAGATTCTTTCCCACACCACAAAAACTGTTCGCTAGATTATTTCGCTGTCAGTCACAGGGCTCTTGCCTTAAAAGGAGAAGAAAACACATGTTAAAGCAAACAGACTTAAAAATCATCCATGCTCAAGCCTCGTGATAACAGCCGACTAATCCAATGGAGCGTCCACAACTGGAGAGCGCTCAGCGCTTTTCTGGGCTTCCAAAGCTGCAAGTCGTTTGTCGAGAGCCTTGTAACGGGTGTCCACGTGGTCGTAGAGACCTTTCACCTGAACAAAAAGAATGCAATTTGAAGGTCAGATGCTTATCTTGAAGCCAACCAGAATACTGTAGAGTGGATGTGCAGACAGAGATGTTTAAGAACGCATTTATTTATAGAAATATCAAATCTTACAGCTCAGACAACTTCGCTTATGACGAAGCTTAGTTACACACTCGAAATAGCATGAGAAGCCTGTCCTTATATTTAGGGCAACTTATTACCAAAAAGCTACTCCGTATATGACAACATGTCTTCATTGCATCTACCTGAATAAATTTTCAGCTTTCCTCTATGAAATTCTGCCCATTTACATGAACTACTGAACAATCCCATCACTGTGTACTGAATGAAACCATGGAAAATCAGACATGATGGACTACGCTAGTGTTCTTCATATATTTCAGTGCCGTGATATCTATTGCTCCCTCCTTCCCAAAAGTTAAGGCATGCAGATTTTTTTGGTTTAACCAAGTTTATAGAAAAATATCAATATACCTATAGTACCAAATAAATCAACTCTGAAAACATATTTTATGATGATTTGGTACTATAGATATTGATATATTTTTCTATAAACTTGGTCATACTTACAAATGTTTGAATTAGGACAAAATCAACATGCCTTGCGGAGGGAGTACTTCATCATTGATGAATTTACCACAATTTCATACTGGAAAGAAGTTATGAGAAAAATTACCTGCATTATTGTTAATGAGACAAACAAGCCAGCTTCAAGCTTTAGGTTTCTTTGGAAAAAAACATCTACGATTGTGAGCTTCAAGTTTGTGTTTACTTCGGAAAAAAAATCTATGATTGTGCAAATAAATTTTGGAACTTAGAAGACTGGTCATGTCTATGAAATCATGAAATGCTCCCAAGCTATGCTGCATCAATGAATGCCAGTGCTCAAGTCATTTGCAGAAAACTGAGTTAAACTCAACTATAATCAAGTCATGCTGTTAACACTAGAAGCGTCTTCAAATTTCATTTATCATTTCCATTCTAAATTATCATGACATTATCATCTGGTAATGTACAAGAAATTGCAGACAAATTGTTTTCACTAAAGTGCATGGGCATTTCACAAGGACTGTGCTTGTGTGGACAGGATAATTATAGAGCAGTGCCTGTCCATCCATCCACGATCCAGGAGGTCAAGTTTCATGAAACTACTCGTCCATTTAGACAAGACATCACAGGGGAGCTTCATAGCTAGAGCAAAAGATAATGGTTCCCTTCTATACCATCCCCTAAACCAATTGTTTTTATGGAAAAAATATGACGAGCGTGCAATGATACAACCATTGTAACTCAGATTACTTCCAAAATCAGTGGAGGCTACAAACTACCAAACTGCCAGATAGGACATTGATTTGACCAAGGCAAGGTACTTATCACATGGAGTGAGACTGGAACTGTCAACAATGTCAAAACTGAGAATGGCATTGCTGGTTACAGTGCCAGATAGATCGATCAAGCTGCAAACAACCGAAGTGGCAGATAGATCATTGCTTTGACAAGCCAAGATGCCATATCACAGGTAGTGGTACTGGAACTCGAAAATGGCATTGCTGGTTACAGGTAACAATTTGCAGAAAGTAGACAGCATAATTTTCTAGGCATAAGGAAAGTGATAGGCCCATAGAGATAtagaagcatcaacatctatCACCATAGACATCCCAAAATAATCAGCACACAATATGGAGGCGTTACAAATCCAGGCCTGGGGTGGGTATCACTATCTAACACTGCATATGATCTCCTGGTGTGTATCCAAGTAACATACTGGCGCACAGTTTCAGGACAAACCAATAACGCCAGCATGAATATGATCTAGGAAATCTCAGGTAGTACGGTCCATTTCGAACGACACTTCGCGCGAGGAGGGGTTTCTTCCCTAACCTAATCCCCTATTCCCCCACGCGCGAGGAGCAGCAGAGAACCGGATGCGTATGGGATATATATGAAGCTGGAATAGAATCCGAGATctggggggagggggagggggagggcgGGCGGGCCAGACCTTGAGGGCCGTGGAGTCGTGGGCGAGCTTGTAGTCCTTGTAGAGGAAgtagccgccgccggccgccgccgccgccgcgccggcgAAGAAGGAGGCCAGCCTCACCCGCAGCATGAACCccatcctcctctcctctccgccgccgccgccttgcttGTGCTAGTTCCGCTCCGCCGCCCTCTACTCCGGTGGGGTTCCTTGCTTGTGTTGTGCGACTGCGACCGACGGACGATTCCGGCTCGCGTCAGGTCAGACGGCTCGACCTATCGGCCTGACACTGGGTCCCACATATCAGTGACGTGTTCACGCTCAACCTAATCGGGCCTGGGCTTTCCTGGAAACCTGGCATAGTTGGgccgaaacgggccggcccaatttGTTCACCGGATTAGCgcgaaaagaagaagaaaaaaaaacaaaatctGAAATATCCCCGCGAAGAGATAGAGCAGCACGCGCTGACTGACCACCACCACGCCGCTCGCTACCAGCGAGCTCGCCTCGCCATGCCGCcgccctccctcctctccctcctcccCGCCGCCTCCGTCTCCCCGCGAGCCCGCCGAGCCAAGCACAGAGCCCCTGCCGCGAGCCCCCGCCTCCATTCCCACATCTCCGTCCGCACCGCACGAGCTCCCTCGCCGCTCCGTTCGCTACCCTCCTCCGATGTGGGCGTCGGCGGCGGGGATGGAGGGGGCGAGGAGCTCCACCTTCTCGACAAGCCCTTCCCGTCCGCCTCCTCCGAAGCGGAGGACGAGCCCGAGCCGGCTCCAGCGCCGTCCACGGAACAAGTGCTCGCCTCCTACCTCAACTTCTTCCAGCTGAAGGGCGCCGACGCCAGCGAGGACACGGAATCCACCCCCAACGCCGCCGTGACCTTCCAAGACGACGGTTCCGGCACGGTCGTCTACTACGACCCCAAGCCCGGGGACCTGGTGGTGGGCGTCGTCGTCGGGGGCGACGCGCGGGTGCTCGACGTCGACGTCGGCGCCGGGGGCGAGCCGGCGCTGATGCTGGCCAAGGAGGCGGCGCCCACGTCCCCGGACGAGTTCGGCTACCTGGCGTGCGACCTCGCGTCCAGCGAGTTCGCCGCGGAAGGCAGGGTCGGCGTggcggtcggcggcggcggcgtgggagtGAAGGTCCGGAGGGCCGGGAAGGGGAAATGCGCGCCGGTGGTGGGCGTCGGCACGGTGGTGTTCGCGGAGGTCCTCGGCCGAACGCTTGGCGGGCGGCCGCTGCTGTCTGCGCGCAGGCTGTTCCGGCGCGTCGCGTGGCACAGAGTGAGGCAGGTCCTCTATGCCTCTCCTCTCTACTTTCGTTGGAACTCGATGAACTGCTCTATTAGGAATCGTTTGATCGTTAATTGCATGTTTTAGTTTGCACCGTACCAGATAGAGTTTGAACGTAGTGCAGCACTAGGTAACTTCAAACACCAACAGTAATCTGGTATATATGATGCTTTGCTTTCATCGTTCGATGTATGTTTGATGTACATTTTCTGTAGTTCTctccctccatctctctctccgCGCGAACAGCACAACACCTCCCCACGGCCTCTCTATTGCTGTGAGAATTTGATGAGCTGGTCTATTAGCAATGATTTTGTTGTCCCTTGTATGTTTTAGTTCATTACCACATTGTTTGAACATGGTGCAGTATCAGTCTACCAGATACTTCAAACACCACTACTTATACAGTATGCAGCACATGATTAGTATGAGGAGCAGGTCTCCAGCCCGAGTCATGACCACCGTCTTGCTGGTACCAAGCAGATTTGTCCTATACTAGCTGGCCTATCTAAAAGCTCGAGCTGTTAAAGCATTGTGAGGTATGTTGCTTGCAAGGCTAATATGTACTAACATAGCTTCCTCCTAGATTTGGGGCCGGCCATCTGGGGGCACGCCAATGTGGGTATTCGCCCCTAAAATGGCGGTTGCATGTGCCGGCGTTGTTGCCCGACAGCATTACGTGGGCGCCGGTGGTAATGCTCTTAGCACCTGGTACACTCGGCAAAGCTCCTAGATTTTTTTAGAGGAACATAAATCTCTTGCCTTTGGTTGCCGTGAGGCGCGCCGTCCCTTCGCGCACTCAGGAAAATATAGACAACAACTTTTCTTATCGAGACAATCAGTACACTTTATTTAGGAGAACAACAACTTTAACCAGCGGACCGCTGATTTAAGCTGGGCACACACAATGGTAGTAGATAATTTAAAAAATTATAGTTTAAGTGATGTATGTGCTTAGGCGATCGAGCAGCGGAGGCACGCCATCAATTGAGGCCTTAGGCCTATCCAAGGATCTTGCAAATGAGGTCATGGACGCGAGGTTTGCCGCAGATTTCGAGGATGAAGTTGACCTTGTTGGCAACATCGACGTCGGCACGAGCA
This Lolium perenne isolate Kyuss_39 chromosome 1, Kyuss_2.0, whole genome shotgun sequence DNA region includes the following protein-coding sequences:
- the LOC127325419 gene encoding type I inositol polyphosphate 5-phosphatase 1 isoform X1 — encoded protein: MAFSSSSSSPSSSEAAPLFLARQDQEDEAAMAAAPSGRGEQKQEVMRRWAETMLCCCCGADCGRLWRRVVLRKWLNVGAGSGDSDFSADEDDDEPDHQDKCCCEHNLYDEDRRLRGLGAGTIGIQMKDVPYADRICKAATPLAQYIDATELRIFVGTWNVGGRVPPTDLNIQEWLAMEEPADIYVLGFQEIVPLNAGNIFGAEDDYPVAVWENIIRETLNKKCHGDPPSPSKFNPSDYLVMEDDLLSEADNESEGELHPLIEQDNNLATNDSGVHLLQDGASVISLTHDNSNGFPEGDLDHNVSTDHRVVKRKRPYFVRIISKQMVGIYLSIWVRRGLRKHIRNLRVSTVGVGAMGYIGNKGSISVSMSIYQTPFCFVCCHLTSGEKDGNLIKRNADVQEILRRTVFNPDHRKCMPKGIYDHERIIWFGDLNYRLNLSFESTHELISREDWDGLFENDQLRSELMKGRTFDGWIEEVINFPPTYKYEFNSEKYASDEPKSARRTPAWCDRILSHGKGIRLASYKMAELNLSDHRPVSAIYIAEVEVLAQRKLQEANIH
- the LOC127325419 gene encoding type I inositol polyphosphate 5-phosphatase 1 isoform X2; translation: MAFSSSSSSPSSSEAAPLFLARQDQEDEAAMAAAPSGRGEQKQEVMRRWAETMLCCCCGADCGRLWRRVVLRKWLNVGAGSGDSDFSADEDDDEPDHQDKCCCEHNLYDEDRRLRGLGAGTIGIQMKDVPYADRICKAATPLAQYIDATELRIFVGTWNVGGRVPPTDLNIQEWLAMEEPADIYVLGFQEIVPLNAGNIFGAEDDYPVAVWENIIRETLNKKCHGDPPSPSKFNPSDYLVMEDDLLSEADNESEGELHPLIEQDNNLATNDSGVHLLQDGASVISLTHDNSNGFPEGDLDHNVSTDHRVVKRKRPYFVRIISKQMVGIYLSIWVRRGLRKHIRNLRVSTVGVGAMGYIGNKGSISVSMSIYQTPFCFVCCHLTSGEKDGNLIKRNADVQEILRRTVFNPDHRKCMPKGIYDHDHSKISEGLYGLGISTTDSTFHLKVHMNSSQERTGMDCSRMIS
- the LOC127325511 gene encoding uncharacterized protein, coding for MGFMLRVRLASFFAGAAAAAAGGGYFLYKDYKLAHDSTALKVKGLYDHVDTRYKALDKRLAALEAQKSAERSPVVDAPLD
- the LOC127325445 gene encoding protein PIGMENT DEFECTIVE 338, chloroplastic codes for the protein MPPPSLLSLLPAASVSPRARRAKHRAPAASPRLHSHISVRTARAPSPLRSLPSSDVGVGGGDGGGEELHLLDKPFPSASSEAEDEPEPAPAPSTEQVLASYLNFFQLKGADASEDTESTPNAAVTFQDDGSGTVVYYDPKPGDLVVGVVVGGDARVLDVDVGAGGEPALMLAKEAAPTSPDEFGYLACDLASSEFAAEGRVGVAVGGGGVGVKVRRAGKGKCAPVVGVGTVVFAEVLGRTLGGRPLLSARRLFRRVAWHRVRQMKRLNAPIKVKIFEWNAGGLLTRIEGLRAFLPKPEMMSRPRNFTDLKNSVGRQIHVCIRKIDERSNELIISEKEAWAILYLSEGALLEGTVRKLFPYGAQIRIGETNRSGLLHVSKITHGQLRSVSDVLQVGERVKALVIKSSAPDRIALSTKDLESEPGLFLSDKEKVFAEAEEMARRYRDQMPVSPRSHEAVSSCSDDDDDGVPFEDEAESYANWKWLKFIKSDRVNCNPCSTEPGL